A genomic region of Dehalococcoidia bacterium contains the following coding sequences:
- a CDS encoding dockerin type I domain-containing protein has translation MKKSICTAIKLFSVLSIALVVIVVLFPATHACASGEANSGNLLLGDINGDGQVDILDFILLKLIIIGQESPNDLADIDGNGKINTLDIAALLDEVFGKSASPRGGGGGGGGGGGVPIVTNQVNFELSTYQSSYGPGTTGGTFTARVNIAQTSFLYNGSFTVDYDPLILQVNDVTNGDFSGNVIQMANGVDWNDAAGTLTIMPNLSSYVDGGGNGVSGSGYLCDIIFETRGVGTSPLTLGNGTLYKSQSGSISAISGTTWINSSAQISQLYNLNTSSSDHGAVTTPGEAGPYVYTAGQVINIVATPDACYHFVNWTGDIATITDANDPTTTITMNGDYSITANFAIDEFDLTTSSSDGGSVTTPGEGDPVGTYDCGDVVNLVATPDACYHFVNWTGTGVAASKVANPNADTTTLTMDGDYTVHANFAINTFIITVTQSANGTISPGTTTVNCGADQTFSIDPDSCYYVVTLTVDGAPVAPSESYTFTDVQANHTITAAFAIDTFDLSIDSSAGGSVTTPGEGDPVGTYDCGQVVNLVATPASSCYYFVEWTGDISTIANPNAASSTITMNGDYDITANFAIHTFDLSIDSSAGGSVTAPGEGAYNYDCGTNVPIVAEPDLCYIFDQWTGTGVSAGKVDDPFALSTTILIDGDYSVHANFVIGSTFNLTLIADPIGGGTPSFDGSNPFNCSDIVSIHANPDPCYDFANWTGSPYIGDPNSSDTTVQMYSEYTVTAHYTIKQFTLTYNAGAGGSITGTTPQTVDCGSDGSEVTATPNACYHFVDWSDGVLTASRTDTNVQADITVTANFAIDTFTLTYNAGAGGSITGTTPQTVNCGSDGSEVTATPDACYHFVDWSDGILTASRTDINVTENVAVTANFAVDDFDLTISSGAGGNVTTPEEGVSHYDCSTLQSIEATPDTCYIFSQWTGTAVDAGKVTDPGSASTTVNVDGNYSLQANFVIGYTFTLTLVADPLGGGNPSFEGDNPFNCSDIVSIHANTDPCYDFVNWTGSPYIGDPNSSDTTVQLYSEYTVTAHYSIKQYALTTNVLPAEAAVVGATVTGAGTYNCNDSAPIQAVPAGSYSFAYWTSDDPEINGSTDISESVLMDADKSVTANFAINPNTVYFESVGPQTIGVQFTVTINITSSIYLTYAYFDLGFNSTAMQLDGIIPVNWGNQFHQTSVSTDQQQPGVIRVIWDNSAWANNVNNGYGVNASGALCTAYFTPLAAGASPLNFVPGAGIPRLLKWEAWASSEILPSYWIDSSVTVE, from the coding sequence TAGTCGTTATTGTGGTTCTCTTCCCGGCGACGCACGCATGCGCAAGCGGCGAAGCGAACTCAGGCAACTTGCTGCTCGGCGATATCAACGGTGACGGTCAAGTAGACATCCTTGACTTTATTCTGTTAAAGCTAATTATCATAGGGCAAGAGTCGCCTAACGATCTCGCGGACATTGACGGCAATGGCAAAATCAACACACTCGATATCGCAGCCCTGCTTGACGAGGTCTTTGGGAAATCAGCTTCTCCGCGCGGCGGAGGCGGTGGCGGAGGTGGAGGCGGTGGCGTGCCTATTGTCACAAATCAGGTTAATTTCGAGCTATCCACGTATCAATCCTCATACGGCCCCGGAACAACGGGCGGCACCTTCACCGCGCGAGTGAATATCGCACAGACATCCTTTCTATACAACGGCTCTTTCACTGTAGACTACGACCCGCTTATACTTCAAGTCAACGATGTAACCAATGGTGACTTCAGCGGTAACGTGATTCAAATGGCAAACGGGGTAGATTGGAATGACGCGGCAGGAACACTCACAATAATGCCTAATCTCAGCTCATATGTAGACGGAGGCGGGAACGGCGTCTCTGGCAGCGGATATCTATGTGATATTATTTTTGAAACCAGGGGTGTGGGTACTAGCCCTCTCACACTAGGAAACGGCACGCTTTATAAAAGCCAATCGGGTAGCATCTCGGCTATATCTGGGACGACATGGATAAACAGTTCGGCACAAATCTCTCAGTTGTATAACTTGAATACATCCTCTTCCGACCACGGCGCTGTCACAACTCCTGGCGAAGCAGGTCCATATGTATACACTGCCGGGCAAGTGATTAACATTGTCGCCACTCCCGACGCCTGCTACCACTTCGTTAACTGGACTGGTGATATAGCTACTATTACCGACGCAAACGATCCGACGACCACTATCACCATGAATGGCGACTACTCAATCACAGCCAACTTCGCTATCGATGAGTTCGATCTAACGACTTCCTCCTCCGATGGAGGTTCAGTCACAACCCCCGGCGAAGGCGATCCGGTGGGCACCTATGACTGCGGCGATGTGGTTAATCTCGTGGCTACTCCGGACGCCTGCTACCATTTCGTTAACTGGACCGGCACTGGCGTTGCCGCAAGCAAGGTAGCTAACCCTAATGCCGACACTACAACCCTAACCATGGACGGCGATTACACTGTACACGCCAACTTCGCTATCAATACTTTCATAATTACCGTAACGCAGAGCGCCAACGGGACGATATCTCCGGGAACCACGACTGTCAACTGCGGAGCCGACCAGACCTTCTCCATCGACCCGGATTCCTGCTACTACGTCGTAACCTTAACTGTCGACGGTGCGCCGGTTGCCCCTTCCGAATCCTACACCTTCACCGATGTTCAAGCCAATCACACCATCACTGCTGCTTTCGCCATCGATACCTTCGATCTGAGCATAGACAGTTCCGCTGGAGGCTCGGTAACTACCCCGGGCGAAGGCGATCCGGTGGGCACCTATGACTGCGGCCAGGTGGTCAATCTCGTGGCCACTCCGGCTTCCTCTTGCTATTACTTCGTCGAGTGGACCGGCGATATCAGCACCATCGCCAACCCAAACGCCGCTTCCTCCACCATCACCATGAACGGCGATTATGATATCACCGCCAACTTCGCTATCCATACCTTCGACCTGAGCATAGACAGCTCCGCTGGAGGCAGCGTCACCGCTCCCGGCGAGGGCGCTTATAACTACGATTGCGGCACTAACGTGCCGATCGTCGCTGAACCGGATCTGTGCTATATATTCGACCAGTGGACAGGCACGGGCGTCTCCGCGGGAAAAGTGGATGACCCGTTCGCCTTGTCCACTACAATATTAATTGACGGCGACTACTCCGTACATGCCAACTTCGTCATCGGCTCTACATTCAACCTTACACTAATCGCCGATCCCATAGGCGGCGGAACGCCGTCGTTTGACGGCTCAAATCCGTTTAATTGCAGCGATATCGTTTCTATCCACGCAAATCCGGATCCGTGTTACGACTTCGCTAACTGGACGGGTTCGCCATATATAGGCGATCCCAACTCATCCGATACGACGGTACAGATGTACTCAGAATACACTGTAACCGCGCACTACACGATCAAACAATTCACCCTGACCTATAACGCCGGCGCGGGCGGCTCTATCACTGGTACCACGCCGCAAACCGTAGATTGCGGCTCCGACGGCTCAGAGGTCACCGCCACTCCGAACGCGTGCTACCACTTCGTCGACTGGTCGGACGGCGTGCTAACCGCCTCACGTACCGATACCAACGTACAGGCCGATATCACCGTCACTGCTAACTTCGCTATCGATACCTTCACTCTGACCTATAACGCCGGTGCGGGCGGCTCTATCACTGGCACCACTCCACAAACCGTTAACTGCGGCTCCGACGGCTCAGAGGTCACCGCCACCCCCGACGCGTGCTACCACTTCGTTGACTGGAGCGACGGCATACTTACAGCTTCCAGAACCGATATCAACGTGACTGAGAATGTCGCCGTTACCGCAAACTTCGCTGTCGATGACTTCGATCTCACAATTTCTTCCGGCGCGGGCGGCAATGTGACCACACCTGAAGAGGGCGTTTCCCATTACGATTGCAGTACTTTACAAAGTATTGAAGCGACACCGGATACGTGCTACATCTTCAGTCAATGGACGGGAACTGCTGTAGATGCCGGCAAGGTAACCGATCCCGGTTCAGCCTCAACAACTGTAAACGTGGATGGTAATTATTCTTTGCAAGCGAACTTCGTCATCGGATACACGTTCACCCTCACGCTGGTTGCCGATCCGTTGGGTGGGGGAAACCCATCATTTGAAGGCGATAATCCGTTCAATTGCAGTGATATTGTCTCCATTCATGCCAACACCGATCCGTGTTACGACTTCGTTAACTGGACGGGCTCGCCGTACATAGGCGATCCTAACTCATCCGATACGACGGTACAGCTGTATTCAGAATACACTGTAACCGCGCACTACTCGATCAAACAGTATGCCTTAACGACAAACGTCCTGCCCGCCGAGGCCGCTGTTGTCGGCGCTACTGTGACAGGAGCCGGGACGTATAACTGCAACGACAGTGCTCCGATCCAGGCTGTTCCCGCAGGTTCGTACTCTTTCGCCTACTGGACCAGCGACGATCCAGAGATAAACGGAAGTACCGACATCTCTGAATCCGTCCTAATGGACGCTGATAAGAGCGTTACCGCCAACTTCGCAATCAATCCGAACACGGTGTATTTCGAGAGCGTAGGACCTCAGACGATTGGTGTCCAGTTCACCGTAACCATCAACATCACGAGCTCGATTTATCTGACATACGCCTATTTCGACCTGGGATTCAACTCTACAGCCATGCAACTGGACGGAATAATACCTGTGAATTGGGGTAACCAGTTCCATCAAACATCTGTAAGCACCGACCAACAGCAACCCGGTGTAATACGCGTGATATGGGATAACTCCGCCTGGGCGAACAACGTGAACAACGGCTACGGGGTTAACGCATCCGGAGCTCTATGCACAGCATACTTTACGCCTCTAGCCGCCGGGGCCAGCCCGCTCAACTTTGTGCC